ACGGCATGGACATGGGCGTCGGCACCTTGCTGCCCTTTCTGGGCAAGAATGACCTGGAACGCCGGGTGATCATCAACACCGTTGGCCCGCACTGGGACGGCAACCAGGTGTGGCTGATAACCGCCGGCGGCGCCATCTTTGCCGCCTGGCCGCTGGTCTATGCAGCGGCCTTCAGCGGGTTTTATTTCGCCATGCTGCTGGCCTTGTTTGCCTTGTTCTTCCGGCCAGTCGGCTTCGACTACCGCAGTAAGATCGAAAACAAAGTCTGGCGCAGCGCCTGGGATTGGGGCCTGTTCATTGGCGGTGCGGTACCGGCGCTGGTGTTCGGCATCGCCTTTGGCAACCTGTTGCAGGGGGTGCCCTTCCATCTCGATGAACTGCTGCGACCCTACTACACCGGCAGTTTCTTCGGCTTGCTCAACCCCTTCGCGCTGCTGGTGGGCGTCGTCAGTCTTGCCATGCTGACCATGCACGGGGCCATCTGGCTGCAACTGCGCACCGCCGAGCCCGTGGCCGAGCGCGCCAAGGCAGCGGCCAAGGTGTTCGGTTACGTTACCATCGCCACCTTCGCCGCCGCTGGCGTCTGGCTAGCAATAGCCGGATATGGCTATTCGGTAGTCGATATGCCGGGGGCGGATGCCGTTCCCAATCCGCTCACCAAAGAGGTGATCGCCGACCGCTGGGGCTGGTTGAACAGCTACAAGGACTGGCCGCTGACCCTGATCTTCCCGATCCTGGGTTTTGCCGGAGTCGGCGGGGCGATTGTCATGTCCATGCGCGATCGCGCGGGGCTGGGACTGATCCTCAGCGGGCTTGGCATCACCGGCATCATCATGACCGCCGGCTCAGCCATGTTCCCCTTCATCATGCCCTCGAGCACCAACCCTAACAGCAGTCTGACCGCCTGGGACGCGACATCCAGCCATCTGACACTCACGGTGATGTTCTGGGCCGCGATGATCTTCATCCCTATCATCCTCGCCTACACCACCTGGACCTACGCGAAGATGTGGCGACGCATCACCACCGAGGAGATCGACGCCCAGAAGAACCTGGCCTACTGAGACGTTCAACCTGATTTGGAGGATCCATCATGTGGTATTTCGCCTGGATACTTGGCGTCCTGCTGGCCATCGCCTTCGGTATCATCAATGTCATGTGGTATGAGTCTGAGCAATGCCTCAGCCCAGCCAATGACGATACCTGAGCCGACCAGCGATAGCTGAACGCTGACTCACAGGGGCGCCAAGGCGCCCCTTTTTCATGGCTAACAGCCGAGGCAATCGCGTTGCGATACCTCCAGCGGCAATTCCATAGTTAGTCCCTCGCCGCGACCCGCGCGATGACCCATTCGCGCGGAAAGGCCCGCCCTGGGTCTTGTTTGCGCTTAATGACGACACCGTTGCACACGATCGT
Above is a genomic segment from Thiorhodovibrio litoralis containing:
- the cydB gene encoding cytochrome d ubiquinol oxidase subunit II, whose translation is MILDYEVLKLIWWVLVGVLFIGFAVTDGMDMGVGTLLPFLGKNDLERRVIINTVGPHWDGNQVWLITAGGAIFAAWPLVYAAAFSGFYFAMLLALFALFFRPVGFDYRSKIENKVWRSAWDWGLFIGGAVPALVFGIAFGNLLQGVPFHLDELLRPYYTGSFFGLLNPFALLVGVVSLAMLTMHGAIWLQLRTAEPVAERAKAAAKVFGYVTIATFAAAGVWLAIAGYGYSVVDMPGADAVPNPLTKEVIADRWGWLNSYKDWPLTLIFPILGFAGVGGAIVMSMRDRAGLGLILSGLGITGIIMTAGSAMFPFIMPSSTNPNSSLTAWDATSSHLTLTVMFWAAMIFIPIILAYTTWTYAKMWRRITTEEIDAQKNLAY
- the cydX gene encoding cytochrome bd-I oxidase subunit CydX produces the protein MWYFAWILGVLLAIAFGIINVMWYESEQCLSPANDDT